Proteins from a genomic interval of Deltaproteobacteria bacterium:
- a CDS encoding SRPBCC family protein, with amino-acid sequence TTDVKILQKNGNTWTVSYKIEFKFSIISERADYTLKQVLNPPNSVTWTRISGNLKDVTGSWHLISIDNGTRTIGFYRVYTDVGSISFLLKYLLKKQPTLGTAIATSSVLVYTKAIQKWVDSVNKEQHATINQ; translated from the coding sequence ACTACAGACGTAAAGATTTTACAGAAGAATGGCAATACATGGACTGTAAGTTACAAAATAGAATTTAAGTTTTCCATAATTTCAGAGCGTGCAGACTATACATTAAAACAGGTCCTTAACCCTCCTAATAGTGTTACATGGACACGTATAAGCGGAAATCTTAAGGACGTAACCGGTTCATGGCATCTGATCTCAATAGATAACGGAACAAGGACAATTGGTTTTTACAGGGTTTATACGGATGTTGGGTCAATAAGCTTCCTTTTAAAGTATCTGCTCAAAAAACAACCGACACTCGGGACAGCGATAGCTACTTCTTCTGTACTTGTTTATACAAAAGCTATACAAAAATGGGTAGATAGTGTAAATAAAGAGCAACATGCTACAATAAACCAATAA